Proteins from a single region of Labedella gwakjiensis:
- a CDS encoding M14 family zinc carboxypeptidase produces the protein MTSTPSADAAPATTPLRAGGAPSLPEILERAARIEPLTTFPPIDELVAGFDALANGSDGRLVKRRIGTSRLGEPIHEYVVGSGSRHALIVGGVHPNEPIGFHTARVLAEHILAEPDFFDRFDATWHIIPSIDPDGARLNEGWFANPGDRSHYARNFYRPAPQEQVEWSFPLSYKDAYFDRPMPETQALMQLMVETHPALLVGLHNAELGGVYYYVSRELSGGVDALHAIPAALDLPLDAGEPESADLTALAQAVYLSPLATDHYDYLEALGVDPTREVGGAGSADYAAQFGTLVLIAELPYWSHPDALDTRPSDLSYDEVLRRKADGLRETGRILNAALTRAEPHLTIESPFLRASRAFVPMMSAAGDAEAARAELPESHRAATIAEAFTNADLVRCFRLRFGGMLVRALEGEVAAGIAPVPVRRAAAELRTAYDEWIAESDDVTGLEVLPVEKLVGVQYASTLVMAALLAGDDS, from the coding sequence ATGACCTCGACGCCGTCCGCCGACGCAGCGCCCGCCACCACTCCACTCCGCGCGGGTGGCGCTCCGTCGCTGCCCGAGATCCTCGAGCGCGCCGCGCGCATCGAGCCGCTCACGACCTTCCCCCCGATCGACGAGCTCGTCGCGGGTTTCGACGCCCTCGCGAACGGCTCGGACGGACGTCTCGTGAAGCGACGCATCGGCACCTCGCGACTCGGCGAGCCGATCCACGAGTACGTCGTGGGCTCGGGCTCCCGACACGCCCTCATCGTGGGCGGCGTCCACCCGAACGAACCGATCGGCTTCCACACGGCCCGTGTCCTCGCGGAGCACATCCTCGCCGAACCCGACTTCTTCGACCGTTTCGACGCGACGTGGCACATCATCCCGTCGATCGATCCCGACGGCGCCCGCCTCAACGAGGGCTGGTTCGCGAACCCCGGGGACCGCTCCCACTACGCCAGGAACTTCTACCGCCCCGCCCCGCAGGAGCAGGTCGAGTGGTCGTTCCCCCTCTCGTACAAGGATGCGTACTTCGACCGTCCCATGCCCGAGACGCAGGCGCTCATGCAGCTCATGGTCGAGACGCACCCCGCGCTGCTCGTCGGCCTGCACAACGCCGAGCTCGGCGGCGTCTACTACTACGTGAGCCGCGAACTGTCCGGCGGCGTCGACGCCCTGCACGCGATCCCCGCGGCCCTCGACCTGCCGCTCGACGCGGGAGAGCCCGAGTCCGCCGACCTCACGGCCCTCGCCCAGGCGGTGTACCTCTCCCCGCTCGCGACGGACCACTACGACTACCTCGAGGCCCTCGGCGTCGACCCCACGCGCGAGGTCGGCGGAGCGGGTTCCGCCGACTACGCCGCGCAGTTCGGCACTCTCGTCCTCATCGCGGAGCTGCCGTACTGGTCGCACCCCGATGCTCTCGACACGCGACCGTCGGACCTCTCGTACGACGAGGTGCTGCGGCGGAAGGCCGACGGCCTCCGCGAGACGGGCAGGATCCTCAACGCGGCGCTGACCCGGGCGGAGCCCCACCTCACGATCGAGTCGCCGTTCCTCCGCGCCTCGCGGGCGTTCGTCCCGATGATGAGCGCCGCCGGCGACGCCGAGGCCGCCAGGGCCGAGCTGCCGGAGTCGCACCGGGCCGCGACGATCGCCGAGGCGTTCACGAACGCCGACCTCGTGCGCTGCTTCCGGCTGCGCTTCGGCGGCATGCTCGTCCGCGCCCTGGAGGGCGAGGTGGCAGCGGGCATCGCGCCCGTGCCCGTCCGTCGGGCCGCCGCCGAGCTGCGGACCGCGTACGACGAGTGGATCGCCGAATCGGACGACGTCACGGGACTCGAGGTCCTCCCCGTCGAGAAGCTCGTGGGTGTGCAGTACGCCTCCACGCTCGTGATGGCGGCGCTCCTCGCGGGGGACGACTCGTGA
- a CDS encoding peptide ABC transporter substrate-binding protein, translating into MRRTQRTVAAGVLLVAALGLTACASGGTDTADGGTRAISMGVTDPGTLTPGRQLVAYDFNMAVWAPLSFLESDGTLNYVQAESIESDDNTTWTITLKDGWTFHDGTPVTAQSYVDSWNTVAYGPNAFENSGQVANIVGYSDLNPAEGEPSTTEMSGLTVVDDLTFTVELIGPDSQFPLQVSQAQTAMYPMPESAFDDLDAYNTHPIGNGPFELKDDYVENEPLVVTAYEDYQGDEPTTDQITFVPYTDDTTAYTDVQAGNLDIASVPASRLPQAGDDFGDAFYSFEAPGISYLGLPLWDERYQDVRVRQAISMAIDRETINEVIYGGAYTPATAFTPAIEPGTPEGICGEYCEYDPEAAKALLDEAGGFEGSMEIYFPGGGGLDDFYNAIANNLRQNLGVDATAVPSADWAEFSDNRTAGNIDGPFFSRWGALYPSQQATLRPFYVEGGGCANCIPWYDADVKAAIDAADAADTGDGTAYAEVQELILEEFPAPPLFFETYSYVTSDKISDLVTSPVGNPRLTNVVLAGE; encoded by the coding sequence ATGAGAAGGACACAGCGCACGGTCGCTGCCGGCGTACTGCTGGTGGCGGCACTTGGCCTCACGGCCTGTGCCTCCGGCGGTACCGACACCGCCGACGGCGGCACTCGCGCCATCAGCATGGGCGTCACCGACCCCGGAACGCTCACCCCCGGCCGCCAGCTCGTGGCCTACGACTTCAACATGGCCGTCTGGGCTCCGCTCAGCTTCCTCGAGTCCGACGGCACCCTGAACTACGTCCAGGCCGAGTCGATCGAGTCCGACGACAACACCACCTGGACCATCACGCTCAAGGACGGCTGGACCTTCCACGACGGCACGCCCGTCACGGCGCAGAGCTACGTGGACTCCTGGAACACCGTCGCCTATGGGCCGAACGCGTTCGAGAACTCCGGCCAGGTCGCCAACATCGTCGGCTACTCCGACCTCAACCCGGCTGAGGGCGAGCCGAGCACCACCGAGATGTCCGGCCTCACGGTCGTGGACGACCTCACGTTCACCGTCGAGCTCATCGGACCCGACAGCCAGTTCCCGCTCCAGGTGAGCCAGGCGCAGACGGCCATGTACCCGATGCCCGAATCCGCCTTCGACGACCTCGACGCCTACAACACGCACCCGATCGGCAACGGCCCGTTCGAGCTGAAGGACGACTACGTCGAGAACGAGCCCCTCGTGGTCACCGCATACGAGGACTACCAGGGCGACGAGCCGACGACCGACCAGATCACGTTCGTTCCCTATACGGACGACACCACGGCCTACACGGACGTGCAGGCGGGCAACCTCGACATCGCGTCGGTTCCCGCGAGCCGTCTGCCGCAGGCCGGCGACGACTTCGGCGACGCGTTCTACTCCTTCGAGGCTCCCGGCATCTCGTACCTGGGCCTGCCGCTGTGGGACGAGCGCTACCAGGACGTCCGCGTCCGCCAGGCCATCTCCATGGCGATCGACCGCGAGACGATCAACGAGGTGATCTACGGAGGCGCCTACACGCCCGCCACCGCCTTCACCCCCGCGATCGAGCCCGGAACGCCCGAGGGCATCTGCGGCGAGTACTGCGAGTACGACCCGGAGGCCGCGAAGGCCCTGCTCGACGAGGCCGGCGGCTTCGAGGGAAGCATGGAGATCTACTTCCCGGGCGGCGGCGGTCTCGACGACTTCTACAACGCCATCGCGAACAACCTGCGCCAGAACCTCGGCGTCGACGCCACGGCCGTGCCGAGCGCCGACTGGGCGGAGTTCTCGGACAACCGCACCGCCGGCAACATCGACGGCCCGTTCTTCTCGCGCTGGGGTGCCCTGTACCCGAGCCAGCAGGCGACGCTGCGTCCGTTCTACGTGGAGGGCGGCGGCTGCGCCAACTGCATCCCGTGGTACGACGCCGACGTGAAGGCCGCGATCGACGCCGCCGACGCCGCCGACACGGGCGACGGAACCGCCTACGCCGAGGTGCAGGAACTGATCCTCGAGGAGTTCCCCGCTCCTCCGCTGTTCTTCGAGACGTACTCCTACGTCACGTCGGACAAGATCAGCGACCTCGTCACCTCTCCCGTCGGTAACCCGCGCCTCACCAACGTGGTGCTCGCGGGCGAGTAG
- a CDS encoding CotH kinase family protein: protein MTRRIRFARSTHSTRRAAAVLAVALTAGGLAACSTTSATESSSSVSSAASILWDSSFVHDIEVDVSDEDYDSLIAAYVDDGEKIWVSATVTIDGTVFENVGLKLKGNSSLMGTNADSDPTELPWIIRLDKYVEGQNLDGETELVVRGNSSETSLNEAVALELLGESGLATQEAVSSSFSVNGADAALRLVIQNPNDDWDEQEFGDEGLLYKAESGGDYSYRGDDASAYDGVFDQEAGEDDLTPLIDFLQFINESDDETFAAELSDHLDVEAFATYLAFQDLVQNTDDIDGPGNNSYLRYDPETQLMTVVSWDLNLAFGASPGGGAGGEGGGFPGGGEGMPELPDGAEVPEGMPTDIPTDIPTDMPTDMPDRADGGGGAGGGGMMGGSNVLVERFLENEDFAALVDTATEDLQASLIDSGRAQEILDEWTATLLDDATDLVDEATIEEESEDLSASLS, encoded by the coding sequence ATGACTCGACGCATCCGATTCGCCCGAAGCACGCACTCCACGCGCCGCGCCGCAGCCGTCCTCGCCGTGGCACTCACGGCCGGTGGTCTGGCCGCCTGCTCCACGACGTCCGCGACGGAATCATCCTCGAGTGTGAGCTCGGCCGCGAGCATCCTGTGGGACTCGTCGTTCGTGCACGACATCGAGGTTGACGTATCCGACGAGGACTACGACTCTCTCATCGCCGCCTACGTGGACGACGGCGAGAAGATCTGGGTATCCGCCACCGTGACGATCGACGGCACGGTGTTCGAGAACGTCGGGCTCAAGCTCAAGGGCAACTCGAGCCTCATGGGGACGAACGCCGACAGCGACCCCACGGAGCTCCCCTGGATCATCCGCCTCGACAAGTACGTGGAGGGCCAGAACCTCGACGGCGAGACCGAGCTCGTGGTGCGCGGCAACAGTTCGGAGACCTCGCTCAACGAGGCCGTGGCGCTCGAACTGCTGGGGGAGTCCGGCCTCGCGACGCAGGAGGCGGTGAGCTCGAGCTTCAGCGTCAACGGCGCGGATGCGGCTCTCCGCCTCGTCATCCAGAACCCGAACGACGACTGGGACGAGCAGGAGTTCGGCGACGAGGGCCTGCTGTACAAGGCCGAATCGGGCGGCGACTACTCCTACCGCGGCGACGACGCATCGGCGTACGACGGGGTCTTCGACCAGGAGGCCGGGGAGGACGACCTCACGCCGCTCATCGACTTCCTCCAGTTCATCAACGAGTCCGACGACGAGACGTTCGCAGCGGAGCTCTCGGACCACCTCGACGTGGAGGCGTTCGCGACGTACCTCGCTTTCCAAGACCTCGTCCAGAACACCGACGACATCGACGGTCCCGGCAACAACTCGTACCTGCGCTACGACCCTGAGACGCAGCTCATGACGGTGGTGTCGTGGGACCTCAACCTCGCGTTCGGCGCGAGCCCCGGCGGAGGCGCTGGCGGTGAGGGCGGCGGGTTCCCCGGGGGCGGCGAGGGCATGCCGGAACTCCCCGACGGCGCCGAGGTTCCGGAGGGCATGCCGACGGATATCCCCACGGACATCCCCACCGATATGCCGACCGACATGCCCGACCGCGCTGACGGCGGGGGAGGTGCGGGTGGCGGCGGCATGATGGGCGGTTCCAACGTGCTCGTCGAGAGGTTCCTCGAGAACGAGGACTTCGCCGCCCTCGTGGATACCGCCACGGAGGACCTCCAGGCCTCCCTCATCGACAGCGGCCGGGCGCAGGAGATCCTCGACGAGTGGACCGCGACCCTGCTCGACGACGCGACGGATCTCGTCGACGAGGCGACGATCGAGGAGGAATCGGAGGACCTCTCCGCCTCGCTCTCCTGA
- a CDS encoding ABC transporter ATP-binding protein, with amino-acid sequence MTTPVLSVRDLAIRFSVGGERVDAVHAVDFDLHAGEVLAIVGESGSGKSVTSLAVLGLLPPNATVTGEILVDGTNVVGASEREFSAVRGNTVSMIFQDPSNALDPVFTVGYQIIEMLKRHGRGMSSAERRARAVELLRMVELPDPEDRLGYYPHQLSGGQAQRVMIAMALACDPAVLIADEPTTALDVTVQREILDVLRRLQARTNAAILLITHDMGVVADLADRVVVMRAGRVEETADVRSLFAAPRAEYTRQLLAAVPRIGAEDRMTAALAEERPVLEVEGLVVEYRNRRGRHVRAVDGVSLHIRAGEMLALVGESGSGKSTIGKSVLGLAPVAEGRVVVDGVDLRTASRSAVRTVKKRIGVVFQNPTAALDPRRTIGQSIGEPMRVHLGLKGTELTARVAALLEAVELPATWAGRYPHELSGGQRQRVAIARAVALDPLLLIADEPTSALDVSVQATVLDLLRRLQQQFRFACLFISHDLAVVDALCDRVVVLHRGGIVEEGERRRVLTAPEHDYTRRLLAAAPVPDPDEQARRRGEPLAG; translated from the coding sequence ATGACGACGCCGGTTCTCTCCGTCCGCGACCTCGCCATCCGCTTCTCCGTGGGGGGCGAGCGGGTCGACGCCGTCCACGCCGTGGACTTCGACCTCCATGCCGGGGAGGTCCTCGCGATCGTCGGCGAGTCGGGCTCCGGCAAGAGCGTCACCTCGCTCGCCGTGCTCGGCCTGCTGCCGCCCAACGCGACCGTCACGGGGGAGATCCTCGTGGACGGCACGAACGTCGTCGGGGCGTCCGAGCGCGAGTTCTCCGCCGTGCGCGGCAACACGGTCTCCATGATCTTCCAGGACCCGTCGAACGCCCTCGACCCGGTCTTCACCGTCGGGTACCAGATCATCGAGATGCTGAAGCGCCACGGCCGCGGGATGTCCTCCGCCGAGCGCCGCGCCCGGGCCGTCGAGCTCCTGCGCATGGTCGAGCTGCCCGATCCCGAGGACCGCCTCGGCTACTACCCGCACCAGCTGTCGGGCGGACAGGCGCAGCGCGTCATGATCGCGATGGCGCTCGCGTGCGACCCCGCTGTGCTCATCGCCGACGAGCCGACGACCGCGCTCGACGTGACGGTGCAGCGCGAGATCCTCGACGTCCTGCGACGGCTGCAGGCGCGGACCAACGCCGCCATCCTCCTCATCACCCACGACATGGGCGTCGTCGCCGACCTCGCCGATCGCGTCGTCGTGATGCGGGCAGGACGCGTCGAGGAGACGGCGGACGTCCGTTCCCTCTTCGCCGCCCCGCGCGCGGAGTACACGCGACAGCTCCTCGCGGCGGTTCCCCGCATCGGGGCGGAGGACCGCATGACGGCCGCCCTCGCGGAAGAACGTCCTGTCCTCGAGGTCGAGGGCCTCGTCGTCGAGTACCGCAACCGGCGCGGGCGTCACGTCCGTGCCGTCGACGGTGTGTCGCTCCACATTCGTGCGGGCGAGATGCTCGCGCTCGTGGGGGAGTCGGGTTCGGGCAAGTCCACCATCGGCAAGAGCGTGCTCGGTCTCGCGCCGGTCGCCGAGGGTCGTGTCGTCGTGGACGGTGTCGATCTCCGGACGGCGTCGCGCTCGGCGGTGCGGACGGTCAAGAAGAGGATCGGCGTGGTGTTCCAGAACCCCACGGCGGCTCTCGACCCACGGCGGACGATCGGCCAGTCGATCGGCGAGCCGATGCGCGTCCACCTCGGGTTGAAGGGAACGGAGCTCACCGCCCGCGTCGCGGCGCTGCTCGAGGCCGTCGAACTTCCCGCCACATGGGCCGGCCGCTACCCGCACGAGCTCTCCGGCGGGCAGCGCCAGCGCGTCGCCATCGCACGGGCCGTCGCGCTCGACCCGCTCCTGCTCATCGCCGACGAACCCACGTCTGCCCTCGACGTGTCCGTGCAGGCCACGGTGCTCGACCTCCTGCGGCGGTTGCAGCAGCAGTTCCGGTTCGCGTGCCTCTTCATCAGCCACGACCTCGCCGTCGTCGACGCCCTGTGCGATCGTGTGGTCGTGCTGCACCGCGGCGGCATCGTGGAGGAGGGCGAGCGACGTCGCGTGCTCACGGCCCCGGAGCACGACTACACGCGGAGGCTCCTCGCCGCCGCTCCCGTCCCCGATCCCGACGAGCAGGCCCGGCGCCGGGGCGAGCCGCTCGCCGGCTGA
- a CDS encoding DUF427 domain-containing protein, giving the protein MTSNRTRRPVALPVGPGQESVWDYPRPPRVEPVSKRVVVRFGGEVIADTTAAARVLETSHPPVFYVPREAFVAGSLRPAAGTTYCEFKGEASYLDVVSGDAVAPSAGWFYATPRKGFEQLRDMVALYPGRMDSCEVGGEVVQAQDGDFYGGWITSEIVGPFKGAPGTWGW; this is encoded by the coding sequence ATGACCTCCAACAGAACCCGTCGCCCCGTCGCCCTTCCCGTAGGCCCCGGCCAGGAGTCCGTGTGGGACTACCCGCGGCCGCCGCGCGTCGAGCCGGTGTCGAAGCGCGTCGTCGTGCGCTTCGGGGGAGAGGTCATCGCCGACACGACGGCGGCCGCCCGCGTGCTCGAGACGAGCCACCCTCCCGTGTTCTACGTGCCCCGCGAGGCCTTCGTGGCCGGATCCCTGCGGCCCGCTGCCGGCACCACGTATTGCGAGTTCAAGGGCGAGGCGTCCTACCTCGACGTCGTCTCGGGCGACGCCGTCGCCCCCTCCGCCGGCTGGTTCTACGCCACGCCGCGGAAGGGCTTCGAGCAGCTCCGCGACATGGTCGCCCTCTACCCGGGCCGCATGGACAGCTGCGAGGTGGGAGGCGAGGTCGTGCAGGCGCAGGACGGCGACTTCTACGGCGGCTGGATCACCTCGGAGATCGTCGGCCCGTTCAAAGGGGCCCCGGGCACCTGGGGCTGGTGA
- a CDS encoding serine hydrolase domain-containing protein — protein MTIDRISVLRSLAPYLEEWLAFQGAYRRTPGIQAAIRADDEIVLDVAWGHADLTTGEKLTTAHLFRIASHSKTMTATAVLQLVEAGSLRLDDTAGHWIPELEGTPLAPVTVRELLGHQGGVIRDGVENNFWQRGGEFLDRDSLIAGARTDGAVFAPNEYFKYSNIGYSLLGLIVEAASGTPYNDYVAENIADRLGLADSGPEYDASRASEYAAGHTGLTAGDDSRHRIEHVDTRAMAAATGWFSTARDLTTYGAAHWFGDDTLVTDASKRLLQREESRVEAHGTELGRYGLGFEQRTIGDRDLVGHSGGYPGHITRTWIDPTDKLVLSVLTNAVDGPADSLMTGVVQLVDLALDAARDVDGDEDGSGPDLSRFTGRFANMWGVVDIVDLGGKLASISPRSPEPKNAHQFLDVSGDEVRTESVPGFGATGERVIFERDDAGAITAVTMGGMTMWPIDTYRRALASGRPVDTLARMSL, from the coding sequence ATGACGATCGACCGCATCTCCGTTCTCCGCTCGCTCGCCCCCTACCTCGAGGAGTGGCTCGCCTTCCAGGGCGCGTACCGCCGCACCCCGGGCATCCAGGCCGCCATCCGCGCCGACGACGAGATCGTGCTCGACGTCGCCTGGGGGCACGCCGACCTCACGACGGGCGAGAAGCTGACGACCGCGCACCTCTTCCGCATCGCGTCGCACTCGAAGACGATGACCGCGACGGCCGTCCTGCAGCTCGTCGAGGCCGGCTCGCTGCGGCTCGACGACACCGCAGGGCACTGGATCCCCGAGCTCGAGGGTACGCCCCTCGCCCCGGTCACCGTCCGCGAGCTGCTCGGCCACCAGGGCGGCGTCATCCGCGACGGCGTCGAGAACAACTTCTGGCAGCGCGGCGGGGAATTCCTCGATCGCGATTCCCTCATCGCCGGAGCCCGGACCGACGGCGCCGTCTTCGCCCCCAACGAGTACTTCAAGTACTCCAACATCGGATACTCGCTCCTCGGCCTCATCGTGGAGGCGGCGAGCGGCACGCCGTACAACGACTACGTCGCCGAGAACATCGCCGACCGGCTCGGGCTCGCGGACTCCGGCCCCGAGTACGACGCGTCGCGTGCGAGCGAGTACGCCGCTGGCCACACCGGTCTCACGGCCGGCGACGACTCCCGCCACCGGATCGAGCACGTCGACACGCGAGCGATGGCCGCCGCGACGGGATGGTTCTCCACCGCTCGCGACCTCACCACCTACGGCGCGGCCCACTGGTTCGGCGACGACACCCTCGTGACGGACGCGAGCAAGCGCCTCCTGCAGCGCGAGGAGTCGCGCGTGGAGGCGCACGGCACCGAGCTCGGTCGATACGGGCTCGGCTTCGAGCAGCGCACCATCGGCGACCGCGATCTCGTGGGTCACAGCGGCGGCTACCCCGGGCACATCACGAGGACGTGGATCGACCCGACCGACAAGCTCGTGCTCTCGGTGCTCACGAACGCCGTCGACGGACCGGCCGATTCCCTCATGACGGGCGTCGTGCAGCTCGTCGACCTCGCCCTCGACGCCGCGCGCGACGTCGACGGTGACGAGGACGGGTCTGGACCCGACCTGTCGCGCTTCACCGGTCGCTTCGCGAACATGTGGGGAGTGGTCGACATCGTCGACCTCGGCGGCAAGCTCGCGAGCATCTCGCCGCGTTCTCCCGAGCCGAAGAACGCCCACCAGTTCCTGGACGTCTCGGGCGATGAGGTGCGCACCGAGAGCGTCCCCGGCTTCGGAGCCACCGGCGAGCGCGTGATCTTCGAGCGCGACGACGCCGGCGCGATCACCGCCGTGACGATGGGCGGCATGACGATGTGGCCGATCGACACGTACCGACGCGCCCTCGCCTCCGGGCGTCCCGTCGACACCCTTGCCAGGATGTCCCTATGA
- a CDS encoding GbsR/MarR family transcriptional regulator, with amino-acid sequence MSQNATQPHPLSETPVPSDDASHLTELDDATRTFVEDFASSWESANNARMDGRVLGLLIIVDEPYLSSAQIAHLLQASTGAVSMATRALVTVGFLKRHALPGDRAHYFRVEDDVWGTFLSGEREYLRRMKGTVIGGLDLVPADAAGPRTRLRNAQRYMTWLEGYHRKMLADWEAYRDAAEAAEAGDARLDDHAPDEQEKDDTP; translated from the coding sequence ATGAGCCAGAACGCGACCCAGCCGCACCCCCTCTCCGAGACGCCGGTGCCGAGCGACGATGCCTCCCACCTCACGGAACTCGACGACGCGACCCGCACCTTCGTGGAGGACTTCGCCTCCTCGTGGGAGTCGGCGAACAACGCGCGCATGGACGGGCGGGTCCTCGGGCTGCTCATCATCGTGGACGAGCCGTACCTGTCGTCGGCGCAGATCGCCCACCTGCTCCAGGCGAGCACAGGAGCGGTGTCGATGGCGACCCGCGCGCTCGTGACGGTCGGCTTCCTCAAGAGGCACGCACTGCCCGGTGACCGCGCCCACTATTTCCGCGTCGAGGACGACGTGTGGGGAACGTTCCTGAGCGGCGAGCGGGAGTACCTCCGCCGCATGAAGGGCACCGTCATCGGCGGGCTCGACCTCGTGCCCGCAGACGCCGCCGGACCCCGCACGCGTCTCCGCAACGCGCAGCGGTACATGACATGGCTCGAGGGCTACCACCGCAAGATGCTCGCCGATTGGGAGGCCTACCGCGATGCGGCCGAGGCCGCCGAGGCGGGGGATGCGCGACTGGACGACCACGCACCCGACGAGCAGGAGAAGGACGACACCCCATGA
- a CDS encoding ABC transporter permease: MIRFVGRRAVELAIVFVGVTFIIYLMVFTLPGDPIAALGGDRPLPEAVQAQLRAQYHLDEPVWLQYLRYVGGLFTGDLGTGFDGRPVGDRMAARWPVTITLALTAWAIEVVIGVVLGLVAGLRSGGLVDRTVLVGTVLATSIPVFVLGVTAQLVFGLQLGWFPIAGTSAGWPTAYLLPAIVIALFGLASVTRLMRGSVVDTMRSDFVRTLTAKGMPRRNIVGVHVMRNSVAPVLTFLAIDLGYLLGGTVVIEAIFNLPGIGALLFDAIKTHEGPTVVGVATALILIFLATSVVVDLINSVLDPRIRHE, translated from the coding sequence GTGATCCGGTTCGTCGGTCGCCGCGCCGTCGAGCTCGCGATCGTCTTCGTCGGCGTCACCTTCATCATCTACCTCATGGTCTTCACGCTCCCGGGCGACCCGATCGCGGCCCTCGGCGGCGACCGTCCTCTGCCGGAGGCCGTGCAAGCCCAACTGCGCGCCCAGTACCACCTCGACGAACCCGTCTGGTTGCAGTACCTGCGCTACGTCGGCGGGCTGTTCACGGGAGACCTCGGCACGGGCTTCGACGGCCGGCCGGTGGGCGATCGGATGGCCGCGCGCTGGCCCGTCACGATCACACTCGCTCTCACGGCGTGGGCGATCGAGGTCGTCATCGGCGTCGTGCTCGGCCTCGTCGCCGGGCTCCGCAGCGGCGGCCTCGTCGACCGCACGGTGCTCGTCGGAACGGTGCTCGCGACCTCGATCCCGGTCTTCGTCCTCGGCGTCACGGCGCAGCTCGTGTTCGGGTTGCAACTCGGCTGGTTCCCCATCGCGGGGACGAGCGCCGGATGGCCGACGGCGTACCTCCTCCCGGCTATCGTCATCGCGCTCTTCGGACTCGCGAGCGTCACGAGGCTCATGCGCGGCAGCGTGGTCGACACGATGCGCTCCGACTTCGTGCGCACCCTCACCGCGAAGGGCATGCCGCGCCGCAACATCGTGGGCGTGCACGTCATGCGGAACTCCGTGGCCCCCGTGCTCACGTTCCTCGCGATCGACCTCGGGTACCTCCTCGGCGGTACCGTCGTGATCGAGGCGATCTTCAACCTCCCGGGGATCGGTGCGCTGCTGTTCGACGCGATCAAGACGCACGAGGGGCCGACGGTCGTCGGCGTCGCGACCGCGCTCATCCTGATCTTCCTGGCGACGAGCGTCGTCGTCGACCTCATCAACTCCGTGCTCGACCCGAGGATCCGCCATGAGTGA
- a CDS encoding ABC transporter permease yields MSEQLAPQQAPLVAPPDRSMWRTLRARPLFWLCSVVLGLLAVIAIIPGPIAGLFGQPDPRACDLSKSALEPGGEHVFGTDLQGCDIFANVIYGTQTSLFIGLLTTILCLVIAMVLGTIAGYYGGFADRVVARLTDVFLGFPFLLGAIVVLNGLGTRSAVTVSLVIAFFSWPTLARLVRSSVRTVRGTEYVQAAQAMGLRDRRILLDHVVPNSLGPVLAIATTMVGSVIVAESTLTFLGVGLRAPSISWGLQLSTAQSYFQSEPHLLVFPSIFLTVTVLSLITLGDILRDALDPKGRS; encoded by the coding sequence ATGAGTGAGCAGCTCGCGCCCCAGCAGGCGCCCCTCGTCGCCCCGCCCGACCGCAGCATGTGGCGGACCCTCCGGGCCCGGCCCCTCTTCTGGCTCTGCTCCGTCGTGCTCGGCCTCCTCGCGGTCATCGCGATCATCCCCGGGCCGATCGCGGGGCTTTTCGGTCAGCCGGATCCGCGGGCGTGCGACCTCTCGAAGAGCGCGCTCGAGCCGGGCGGCGAGCACGTGTTCGGCACGGACCTCCAGGGCTGCGACATCTTCGCGAACGTGATCTACGGAACGCAGACGTCGCTGTTCATCGGGCTCCTCACGACCATCCTGTGCCTCGTGATCGCCATGGTGCTCGGAACGATCGCCGGCTACTACGGCGGATTCGCCGACCGCGTCGTCGCGCGCCTCACCGACGTGTTCCTCGGCTTCCCGTTCCTGCTCGGCGCGATCGTGGTGCTCAACGGTCTCGGCACACGCTCGGCGGTGACCGTCTCGCTCGTGATCGCGTTCTTCTCGTGGCCGACGCTCGCGCGCCTCGTGCGGAGCTCCGTGCGCACCGTGCGGGGGACGGAGTACGTGCAGGCCGCGCAGGCGATGGGTCTCCGTGACCGGCGCATCCTGCTCGACCACGTCGTTCCGAACTCGCTCGGCCCGGTGCTCGCCATCGCGACCACCATGGTTGGCTCCGTGATCGTGGCAGAGTCCACGCTCACCTTCCTCGGCGTCGGGCTCCGCGCCCCGTCGATCTCGTGGGGGCTGCAGCTGTCCACGGCGCAGTCCTACTTCCAGAGCGAACCCCACCTGCTCGTCTTCCCGAGTATCTTCCTCACCGTGACCGTGCTCAGCCTCATCACCCTCGGCGACATCCTGCGTGACGCCCTCGATCCGAAGGGACGATCATGA